Proteins from a single region of Harmonia axyridis chromosome 4, icHarAxyr1.1, whole genome shotgun sequence:
- the LOC123679208 gene encoding NADH dehydrogenase (ubiquinone) complex I, assembly factor 6 produces the protein MNKLQRILFVTRTLPTNYNYSTNTTSLYCLDLVKKFDYENFMTVLLLENTSRSTALAVRSFNVELSKVSEQTSQINTGQARLQFWENTIEACYKEDVKKVPQHPVAMEVYKAVKRSNLTQRYFKNLIKCRHDYLNRNFFGSLEEMEKYSESAVSNLYYLILEGCGVKNMHADHVASHLGKAQGILNLLRSCVVARKLNFISIPQEILVKYSVSDQSILNGASSHKLNDCVFEVASRAHHHLQKARKLSDKLPSNCNSVFLPAVTIDGYLTKLQVVGYDIFHPSLKRKPLFWLPKLMWYKYRNKY, from the exons atgaataaattacaaAGGATTCTATTTGTTACTCGAACATTGCCTaccaattataattatagtacCAATACTACATCTCTTTATTGCTTAGATCTGGTGAA GAAATTCGactatgaaaattttatgaCTGTGCTTCTGTTAGAAAATACCTCAAGATCAACAGCTCTAGCTGTAAGAAGCTTCAATGTGGAACTATCAAAAGTCTCTGAGCAAACAAGCCAAATTAATACAGGTCAGGCTAGATTACAGTTTTGGGAGAATACAATAGAGGCGTGTTACAAGGAAGATGTTAAAAAAGTACCTCAACATCCAGTGGCAATGGAAGTATACAAG GCAGTTAAGCGATCAAATCTCACCCaaagatatttcaaaaacttaatAAAATGTCGTCATGATTATCTCAATCGAAACTTTTTTGGGTCTTTAGAGGAAATGGAGAAATATTCAGAGAGTGCTGTGTCAAATTTATATTATCTTATTCTCGAAGGTTGTGGTGTCAAGAATATGCATGCAGATCATGTAGCATCTCATTTGGGAAAGGCCCAaggaatattgaatttattacG aagCTGTGTTGTTGCAAGGAAACTTAATTTCATATCAATACCACAGGAAATTTTAGTTAAGTACAGTGTTAGTGATCAAAGTATATTGAATGGAGCATCAAGTCACAAATTAAATGACTGCGTATTTGAGGTTGCTAGTAGAGCTCATCACCATCTTCAAAAAGCTAGAAAGTTATCAGATAAACTTCCTAGCAATTGTAATTCAGTCTTTTTGCCAGCTGTTACTATTGATGGATACCTTACCAAACTACAAGTTGTAGGTTATGACATTTTTCATCCATCCTTGAAAAGAAAACCTTTGTTCTGGTTACCTAAGTTAATGTggtataaatacagaaataaatattaa
- the LOC123677410 gene encoding heat shock protein 60A — MYRLPATLRTTALVKANRLNNVQRWYAKDVRFGAEVRALMLQGVDVLADAVAITMGPKGRNVIIEQSWGSPKITKDGVTVAKGVELKDKIQNIGARLVQDVANNTNEKAGDGTTTATVLARSIAKDGFDNIGKGANPVEVRKGIMMAVEKITETLKTLSRPVTTPEEICQVATISANGDNAIGSLISDAMKRVGKEGVITVKDGKTLNDELEVIEGMKFDRGYISPYFVNTSKGAKVEYQDALLLLSEKKISSVQSIVPALELANAQRKPLIIIAEDVDGEALTTLVVNRLRIGLQVAAVKAPGFGDNRKSTLQDMAIATGGIVFGDEANVVKIEDIQLADLGQVGEIVITKDDTLLLKGKGKKDDIDRRADAIRDQIQETTSEYEKEKLQERLARLASGVAVLKVGGSSEVEVNEKKDRVTDALNATRAAVEEGIVPGGGTALLRCAKSLDSLKTANSDQANGIFIVKRALRVPCMTIAKNAGMDATQIVVEVEQKGGDIGYDALNNEYVNMFERGIIDPTKVVRTAITDASGVASLLTTAEAVITEIPKEEPAMPAGMGGGMGGMGGMGGMM; from the exons ATGTACCGTTTACCAGCAACATTGAGAACCACCGCTTTAGTTAAAGCTAACAGATTGAATAATGTGCAGAGGTGGTATGCTAAAGATGTTAGGTTTGGTGCTGAAGTTAGAGCCCTTATGCTGCAAGGTGTAGATGTATTAGCCGATGCTGTGGCCATCACTATGGGTCCAAAG GGTCGAAATGTAATCATTGAACAGTCATGGGGCTCGCCAAAAATAACTAAAGATGGCGTTACTGTCGCTAAAGGTGTAGAACTCAAagacaaaattcaaaatattggtGCTAGGTTAGTACAAGATGTTGCCAACAACACAAATGAAAAAGCTGGTGATGGTACCACCACAGCTACAGTTTTAGCTAGGTCAATTGCGAAGGATGGTTTTGATAATATTGGCAAAGGTGCCAATCCTGTAGAGGTTAGAAAAG GAATTATGATGGCTGTTGAGAAAATCACCGAAACTCTTAAAACTTTATCAAGACCTGTCACAACACCTGAAGAAATTTGTCAAGTAGCCACAATTTCTGCTAATGGTGATAATGCCATTGGTTCCCTTATTTCTGATGCTATGAAGAGAGTTGGAAAAGAAGGAGTTATTACTGTTAAAGATGGTAAGACCCTTAACGATGAATTGGAAGTTATTGAGGGTATGAAGTTTGACCGTGGATACATTTCTCCCTACTTCGTCAATACATCTAAAG GAGCCAAAGTTGAATATCAGGATGCTCTATTACTTTTGAGTGAAAAGAAAATTTCTTCAGTTCAAAGCATTGTTCCTGCTTTGGAGTTGGCCAATGCTCAACGAAAACCATTGATTATTATTGCGGAAGATGTTGATGGTGAAGCATTAACCACATTGGTAGTAAATAG GTTGAGAATTGGATTGCAAGTAGCAGCTGTAAAAGCCCCAGGTTTTGGAGACAACCGTAAATCCACTCTGCAAGATATGGCCATTGCTACAGGTGGAATTGTTTTTGGGGATGAAGCCAATGTAGTCAAAATTGAAGACATTCAGCTGGCAGACTTGGGCCAAGTTGGAGAAATTGTAATTACCAAAGATGACACTTTACTCCTCAAGGGAAAAGGCAAGAAGGATGATATTGACAGGCGCGCTGATGCAATCAGAGACCAAATTCAGGAAACTACTTCtgaatatgagaaagaaaaacTGCAAGAAAGGTTAGCTCGTTTGGCATCTGGTGTTGCTGTTTTGAAAGTTGGGGGCAGCAGCGAAGTTGAAGTAAATGAGAAGAAGGACCGTGTTACAGATGCCTTGAATGCTACAAGAGCAGCTGTTGAGGAAGGTATTGTACCTGGAGGCGGTACTGCCTTGTTGAGATGTGCTAAGAGCTTGGATTCTTTGAAAACTGCCAACAGCGATCAAGCTAATG GTATTTTCATTGTTAAACGTGCTTTGAGGGTACCTTGCATGACCATTGCTAAGAACGCAGGTATGGATGCAACCCAGATAGTAGTTGAAGTAGAACAGAAAGGCGGAGACATTGGTTATGACGCTCTCAACAATGAATATGTTAACATGTTCGAGAGAGGAATCATCGATCCTACCAAA GTTGTAAGAACAGCCATTACTGATGCTTCCGGAGTAGCATCCCTCCTGACCACAGCTGAGGCAGTCATAACGGAAATTCCAAAAGAAGAGCCAGCAATGCCTGCGGGTATGGGAGGAGGAATGGGAGGTATGGGTGGTATGGGAGGAATGATGTAA